A single genomic interval of uncultured Cohaesibacter sp. harbors:
- a CDS encoding acyltransferase family protein, whose translation MKDPVKSAGYRPDIDGVRAFAVLSVFLFHLNFAFIPGGFVGVDVFYVISGYVILRSMLPDIIDGKFSLAGFYDRRIRRIYPALILVVGLTLAVGSIINTPKEFVSLAESSAAALFSGSNIYFNDRLDYFAAAARTIPLLHTWSLGVEFQFYLLIPLLLLLSARFAANRSRAILMALLALLAVSFIGNVLAVYLVFDSNFAFYMPITRFWEIGIGGVIAYWDGRFRPAKALSVVLTYAAIIGLVASVTLIDENTTFPGLAALLPVLATAVLVLIVPRDGSFYKRVVTSPPALFFGQISYSLYLFHWPIIVFPALYLGRDLVFSEKCVLFLLATGLSFVSWKFIETPLRRAREGRRHRLALGGMGATLAALCLIAGIVINLQGVPQRLNPPAQEIYYQVENGEAPVAPCSPIEGLHGMRKAAISSCQTEGASDNDLFVLWGDSHAGMLWHELKPDLGKLGMSGILAVMPACPALLAVHTSKLKNREECEQLGLYLQQVVKAKKAPLVVLSTRWGNYASDMVSPGDGGLPTPLFDDKNNGQKITFNDAMSRTVAYFSDLGAHVVIVGPVPEVDYNVPEMLIRSTNLDFPLPISKRAAFDKRQAKTLKALKTLEKERPDVTIVYPHDALCSQSACSVVEGKRPLYTDDDHLSNLGVDIILPDIIAAMRSSHSALN comes from the coding sequence ATGAAAGACCCAGTGAAAAGCGCCGGTTATCGCCCGGATATTGATGGTGTTCGGGCATTTGCGGTGCTTTCGGTCTTCCTGTTCCATCTCAACTTTGCCTTCATTCCTGGCGGCTTCGTTGGTGTTGATGTTTTTTATGTTATTTCCGGGTATGTCATTCTGCGTAGCATGTTGCCTGACATTATCGATGGGAAATTCTCACTTGCAGGCTTTTATGATCGTCGCATCCGCAGGATCTATCCTGCACTGATTCTGGTTGTCGGCCTTACGCTTGCGGTTGGCTCGATCATCAACACACCCAAGGAATTTGTTTCACTGGCAGAGTCATCCGCTGCCGCTCTTTTTTCCGGCTCCAACATCTATTTCAATGATCGTCTGGACTATTTTGCCGCAGCGGCCAGAACCATCCCGTTGCTACACACATGGTCTCTCGGCGTTGAATTCCAGTTCTACCTCCTGATTCCCCTTTTGCTGCTACTCTCGGCACGTTTTGCTGCCAATCGTTCCAGAGCCATTCTGATGGCACTGCTGGCCTTGCTCGCTGTTTCCTTCATTGGCAATGTTCTTGCCGTCTATTTGGTCTTTGATAGCAACTTTGCTTTCTATATGCCGATCACACGCTTCTGGGAGATTGGCATTGGAGGGGTGATCGCCTATTGGGATGGCCGTTTCAGGCCAGCCAAAGCTCTGTCCGTCGTCTTGACCTATGCGGCAATCATCGGCCTTGTTGCATCCGTAACGCTCATAGATGAGAACACCACGTTCCCCGGCCTTGCCGCTTTGTTGCCGGTTTTGGCAACGGCGGTACTGGTGTTAATCGTTCCACGCGATGGCAGCTTTTACAAAAGGGTTGTCACATCGCCTCCTGCGTTGTTCTTTGGACAGATTTCCTATTCGCTCTATTTGTTCCACTGGCCAATCATCGTATTCCCGGCCTTGTATCTAGGCCGAGATCTGGTCTTCTCTGAAAAGTGCGTTCTGTTCCTGCTCGCAACAGGGCTTTCCTTCGTCAGCTGGAAATTCATCGAGACTCCCTTGCGACGAGCGCGTGAAGGACGACGCCACCGTCTGGCCCTTGGCGGGATGGGAGCAACACTCGCTGCCCTGTGCCTGATAGCCGGTATCGTGATCAATTTGCAGGGTGTTCCGCAGCGGTTAAACCCGCCAGCGCAAGAGATCTATTATCAAGTCGAAAATGGAGAAGCCCCGGTTGCTCCTTGCTCCCCGATTGAAGGGTTGCACGGCATGCGCAAAGCGGCGATCTCTTCGTGCCAGACAGAAGGTGCAAGTGATAATGACCTGTTTGTCTTGTGGGGCGATAGCCATGCAGGCATGCTGTGGCATGAGCTCAAACCTGACCTTGGCAAGCTCGGTATGAGTGGCATATTAGCCGTGATGCCAGCCTGTCCGGCGCTACTGGCCGTTCATACATCAAAGCTGAAAAACCGCGAGGAATGCGAACAACTTGGGCTCTATTTACAGCAAGTCGTAAAAGCGAAAAAGGCGCCACTTGTTGTTCTCTCCACCCGCTGGGGCAACTATGCCTCGGATATGGTGTCCCCCGGCGATGGGGGCTTGCCCACACCGCTGTTCGACGACAAGAACAATGGCCAGAAAATCACCTTCAACGATGCCATGTCGCGCACCGTGGCCTATTTTTCGGATCTGGGTGCCCATGTCGTCATTGTTGGCCCCGTGCCCGAGGTCGACTATAACGTGCCCGAGATGCTAATTCGCTCAACCAATCTCGACTTCCCGTTGCCCATCTCTAAGCGAGCGGCATTTGACAAACGACAGGCCAAAACGCTTAAAGCTCTGAAGACGCTAGAAAAAGAAAGGCCAGACGTTACCATCGTCTATCCTCATGATGCGCTTTGCTCGCAAAGCGCCTGCTCAGTGGTAGAAGGGAAAAGGCCGCTTTATACCGATGATGATCACCTGAGCAATCTTGGTGTTGACATCATCTTGCCCGATATCATCGCGGCAATGCGTTCAAGCCATAGCGCACTGAATTAG
- a CDS encoding pyridoxamine 5'-phosphate oxidase family protein, translating into MIIHPLVRWGYEMKPHGFTPSDVAFSHAVKATQEAKGSRELYARMEQKRPWCDLVTPELERFISQQTSFFLGTANAQGQPYIQHRGGPAGFLQVLTDTCIAFADLAGNRQYITLGNLSENQQAYLFLIDYQEARRIKLWGTASVVEDDEALLDRLKMAGSKGRPERVILFDLIAWDVNCPQHIPRKIDADKVADLLAERDARIADLEACFARRDAR; encoded by the coding sequence ATGATCATCCATCCCTTAGTGCGCTGGGGCTATGAAATGAAACCCCATGGTTTCACACCTAGTGATGTAGCTTTTTCCCACGCGGTAAAAGCTACGCAAGAGGCGAAGGGCTCGCGAGAACTCTATGCCCGTATGGAGCAAAAACGACCATGGTGCGATCTGGTTACGCCAGAGCTGGAACGTTTCATATCGCAGCAGACGAGCTTTTTCCTTGGCACCGCCAATGCTCAGGGCCAGCCCTATATTCAGCATCGGGGTGGACCTGCAGGGTTTCTCCAAGTGCTTACCGATACCTGTATTGCTTTTGCCGATCTGGCTGGCAATAGGCAATATATCACGCTGGGCAATCTTTCAGAGAACCAACAAGCCTATCTGTTTTTAATCGACTACCAAGAAGCACGACGCATCAAGCTCTGGGGTACAGCCAGTGTGGTAGAAGATGACGAAGCTTTGCTGGATCGGCTCAAGATGGCGGGGAGCAAGGGGCGGCCTGAACGCGTTATTCTGTTTGATCTAATCGCATGGGATGTCAATTGTCCGCAGCATATTCCTCGCAAGATAGATGCCGACAAGGTAGCTGACCTGTTGGCCGAACGGGACGCGCGCATCGCAGATCTTGAAGCGTGTTTTGCGCGACGCGATGCGCGCTAA
- a CDS encoding nuclear transport factor 2 family protein encodes MSRPPLPPFSRNDAVRKVRLAEDAWNSRDPEAVSLAYTPESRWRNRSTFLNGRAEIVSFLSEKWSKELDYRLIKELWAFQGNRIAVRFAYEWQDKSGQWTRSYGNENWEFDEEGLMAVRFACINDLTIKEADRLFRWPLGRRPDDHPSLSALGL; translated from the coding sequence ATGAGCCGACCACCCCTTCCCCCGTTTTCGCGCAATGATGCCGTTCGCAAAGTCCGTCTGGCCGAAGATGCCTGGAACAGCCGCGACCCCGAAGCGGTTTCGCTTGCTTATACGCCGGAGAGCCGCTGGCGTAATCGCAGCACATTTCTCAATGGACGTGCAGAAATTGTCTCCTTCCTGTCTGAAAAATGGAGCAAAGAGCTGGATTACCGTCTGATCAAGGAGCTCTGGGCCTTTCAGGGTAACCGGATTGCTGTGCGGTTTGCCTATGAATGGCAAGATAAATCTGGCCAATGGACGCGCTCTTACGGCAATGAGAATTGGGAATTCGATGAAGAAGGACTGATGGCCGTGCGCTTTGCCTGCATCAATGACTTAACGATCAAGGAAGCGGATCGTCTTTTCCGTTGGCCCTTGGGGCGGCGGCCTGATGATCATCCATCCCTTAGTGCGCTGGGGCTATGA
- a CDS encoding peroxidase-related enzyme (This protein belongs to a clade of uncharacterized proteins related to peroxidases such as the alkylhydroperoxidase AhpD.) encodes MSRIPYPSTIDAAPEASRPLLEQVTKQLGSAPNLFRLAGVNPAALEGYLGLFGALGKGQLPAATRERIALAISEFNGCGYCLSAHTYLAINIAKLPAEEIAANRQGRSTDAKANAAIVFALAVAKNRGHIADADLAAVRAAGYDNAQVIEIVLHVAFNLWTNYLNEVAKTEIDFPVAEGVAA; translated from the coding sequence ATGTCTCGCATACCGTATCCATCCACCATTGATGCAGCCCCTGAAGCATCTCGCCCTCTTCTTGAGCAAGTGACCAAGCAGTTGGGCAGCGCGCCGAACCTGTTTCGCCTTGCAGGGGTAAACCCTGCTGCTCTTGAAGGCTATCTTGGTCTTTTCGGCGCGTTGGGCAAAGGGCAGTTGCCCGCGGCTACTCGTGAGCGGATTGCGCTCGCGATTTCCGAGTTTAACGGCTGTGGCTATTGCCTCTCCGCCCATACCTATCTGGCAATCAACATTGCCAAGTTGCCAGCCGAAGAGATTGCGGCAAACCGTCAGGGGCGCTCCACTGACGCAAAGGCAAACGCCGCTATCGTCTTTGCTTTGGCTGTTGCCAAAAACCGTGGTCACATTGCTGATGCCGATCTGGCCGCCGTCCGCGCTGCTGGCTACGATAATGCGCAAGTTATCGAAATTGTCCTGCATGTGGCGTTCAATCTCTGGACCAACTATCTCAACGAAGTCGCCAAAACAGAGATCGACTTCCCCGTGGCAGAAGGCGTCGCCGCCTAA
- a CDS encoding LysR family transcriptional regulator: MSDRLDAMSVLIAVVDAGSLSAAARSLGLPLTTVSRRISDLETRIGTTILNRSARGLTVTDQGTAYVAACRQILEEVDEAERTAAGEFSEPKGLLTLTAPIVFGRLHILPVLTDFLSSYPDVTARLEQTDRRVNLLEEHIDAAIRIGHLPDSSLRARRLGEVRQVACASPSYLQKHGHPQSPDELSDHSCITFENLMPSERWTFGSNKTVRQVPVNTRLSVNTAEAAIEAAASGLGITRVLSYQVTKAVKEGRLEVIFREDEPQPWPVNIIYRGRPVPQKLRSFIDFASPRLRSVLS, from the coding sequence ATGTCTGATCGCCTTGATGCCATGTCTGTTCTTATTGCCGTTGTTGATGCGGGCAGTCTTTCTGCGGCCGCACGCAGTCTCGGTTTGCCGCTCACCACGGTTAGCCGCCGGATATCTGACCTTGAAACCCGTATCGGCACCACCATCCTCAACCGGTCGGCCCGAGGCTTGACTGTGACCGATCAGGGCACAGCCTATGTGGCGGCCTGTCGCCAAATTCTTGAGGAAGTTGATGAAGCAGAGCGAACCGCGGCTGGGGAGTTTTCTGAACCCAAGGGGCTATTGACACTGACGGCCCCGATTGTTTTCGGGCGCTTGCATATATTGCCGGTGCTGACAGATTTTCTGTCGTCTTACCCGGATGTGACTGCGCGCCTTGAGCAAACGGATCGCAGGGTCAATCTTCTGGAAGAACATATAGATGCGGCCATCCGCATTGGTCATTTGCCAGACAGCAGCTTGCGCGCGCGCCGGTTGGGCGAGGTGCGGCAAGTGGCCTGTGCGAGCCCCTCATATTTGCAAAAACATGGACATCCGCAATCACCAGACGAACTTAGCGACCATTCCTGCATCACATTTGAAAATCTGATGCCCTCAGAGCGCTGGACATTCGGTTCAAACAAGACTGTAAGACAGGTGCCGGTCAACACCCGCCTCAGCGTCAACACAGCCGAAGCCGCAATCGAAGCCGCCGCTTCCGGCTTGGGCATAACGCGTGTTCTATCCTATCAAGTGACCAAAGCCGTCAAAGAAGGCCGGTTGGAAGTCATATTCAGGGAAGATGAGCCTCAGCCATGGCCCGTCAATATTATCTATCGCGGACGACCGGTGCCGCAAAAGCTGCGTAGTTTCATAGACTTCGCTTCGCCGCGCTTGCGCAGCGTCCTGAGTTAA
- a CDS encoding efflux RND transporter permease subunit, translated as MIRYFAKHPTAANLLMVGILLIGILALPKLQRDTFPATDPTQVEVRVSYPGATALDVEEAVCLRFEEALGVIPDKLEMTCEARENLAISVVTMIEGRDFDTFYNDIKSEIEAITGFPANVERPTVTKMERTATISTIAITGIEDPGALFAYADKVLSRVMRNKQIAQATMKGFADPLIDIRVSETALRDLGLSITDVANAIKAQSVDLPAGTLETKSGDLVLRYADQRRKPREFAELVIKSAEDGGIVRLKDIATVAKTFEFAEDKVTFNGQRAALIEIAKTPNQDTLKIKALIDTILESERASAPPGVNLDISQDVSPNIVDRLRILTDNGIQGLVLVFLTMWIFFSLRYSFWVAMGLPVSFLGAIFAMQGLGYTLNTMTMVGLIVSTGLLMDDAIVISENIGARLKRGENELEAAVNGTKQVLPSVISSFLTTILIVGPLALMAGKIGAVLKVLPVILVITLAISLIEAFLILPSHLYHSLKNQGSRKQSRFHAAFERGFERFRTGIFGPMIDWAVSWRYLTTGVIIALLILSFGAFSSGMLKFRSFPNLESDTIQARILMPQGTPLSETEQAVQQVVKALDKVNADFAPMQKDGKDLVNNVLVYYGINADANEKGPHLATISADLLRAQDREGSLQEMLSKWRKYTGPVPGSLAMKFTDKERGVAGNAIDIRLRGSNLEQIKQAGNDLKAFLYNYEGVVDVLDDLRPGKPEYIVKLHDDAGGLGLTAKSVSEELRAIVQGNTGLEIQTGRYGVDVRVRLAEGAIDSRGGINSIYVTAADGSKIPLSTVADVTESRGYARINRVDGLRTVTIQGSIKPKVVNARELMMEVKTKFVPQLKKKYPAVSVAFNGQGKEAATTGSSLLTNFYIGLAFVFILLSFQFRSYVLPIVVLAAIPLGAIGMVIGHLLMGLDVSIPSLVGLATLSGVVVNNSILLVSFIHEEMAAGHDPLQATKQAAKARLRAVVMTSLTTIAGLLPLLSETSTQAQFLIPLVNSLAFGLLTATVLSLFLVPSLFAILTDFGYGKKKA; from the coding sequence ATGATCCGCTATTTCGCCAAACATCCCACGGCAGCCAACCTGCTGATGGTCGGTATTCTGCTGATCGGTATTCTGGCTTTGCCAAAACTGCAACGCGACACTTTCCCTGCGACAGATCCCACCCAGGTAGAGGTGCGTGTCAGCTATCCTGGCGCTACGGCACTGGATGTTGAAGAAGCCGTCTGCCTGCGCTTTGAAGAAGCGCTCGGCGTTATCCCCGACAAGCTGGAAATGACCTGCGAAGCCCGAGAAAACCTCGCTATCTCAGTCGTGACCATGATCGAAGGACGCGATTTTGATACCTTCTACAACGATATCAAAAGCGAGATTGAAGCCATCACCGGATTTCCGGCCAATGTAGAACGCCCCACCGTTACCAAGATGGAGCGGACCGCAACAATCTCCACCATCGCCATCACGGGCATCGAAGATCCGGGTGCCCTGTTTGCCTACGCCGACAAGGTACTTTCGCGGGTGATGCGTAACAAGCAGATAGCGCAAGCCACCATGAAGGGCTTTGCCGATCCTTTGATTGACATTCGGGTATCCGAGACAGCCCTGCGTGATCTGGGCCTGAGCATCACTGATGTGGCCAACGCCATCAAGGCGCAGAGCGTTGACCTGCCTGCGGGTACACTTGAAACAAAGAGTGGCGATCTGGTGCTGCGTTATGCGGACCAGAGGCGAAAACCACGCGAATTTGCCGAACTCGTCATCAAGAGCGCCGAAGATGGCGGCATCGTTCGCCTTAAAGACATCGCCACCGTCGCCAAAACCTTTGAATTTGCGGAGGACAAAGTCACTTTCAACGGTCAGCGCGCCGCTCTGATTGAAATCGCCAAGACGCCCAATCAGGATACCCTGAAGATCAAGGCTCTCATTGATACCATTCTGGAAAGCGAACGCGCCAGTGCCCCTCCAGGCGTCAACCTCGACATCTCTCAGGATGTATCACCGAATATCGTCGACCGCCTGCGTATCCTGACTGACAACGGCATACAGGGGCTCGTTCTCGTGTTCCTGACCATGTGGATTTTCTTCTCCCTGCGTTACAGCTTCTGGGTAGCCATGGGGCTGCCAGTCTCCTTCCTTGGTGCAATCTTCGCTATGCAAGGGCTGGGCTATACGCTCAACACCATGACCATGGTGGGACTCATCGTCTCCACCGGCCTCTTGATGGATGACGCCATCGTCATATCGGAAAATATCGGCGCCCGTCTCAAACGGGGCGAGAACGAACTGGAAGCCGCCGTAAACGGCACCAAACAGGTGTTACCAAGCGTTATTTCTTCTTTCCTGACGACAATCCTCATTGTTGGCCCTCTGGCCCTCATGGCAGGAAAAATCGGCGCCGTGCTCAAGGTTCTCCCGGTCATTCTCGTCATCACGCTGGCAATCAGCCTCATCGAGGCTTTCCTGATCCTGCCATCGCATCTTTATCACTCGCTCAAGAACCAGGGCAGCCGAAAGCAATCCCGTTTTCATGCCGCTTTCGAGCGAGGCTTTGAGCGCTTTAGAACCGGTATTTTCGGCCCGATGATCGATTGGGCCGTGAGTTGGCGTTATCTTACAACAGGCGTCATCATTGCGTTGCTGATCCTCTCCTTTGGGGCCTTCTCCAGCGGGATGCTTAAATTCCGGTCCTTTCCAAATCTGGAGAGCGACACGATTCAAGCCCGTATCCTGATGCCTCAGGGGACGCCACTCTCGGAGACCGAGCAGGCGGTGCAGCAGGTCGTCAAAGCGCTTGATAAAGTCAACGCGGATTTCGCCCCCATGCAGAAAGATGGAAAGGATCTGGTGAATAACGTCCTTGTCTATTACGGGATCAACGCGGACGCCAACGAGAAGGGGCCCCATCTGGCAACCATCAGTGCCGACCTTCTGCGTGCGCAAGATCGAGAAGGGTCTCTTCAGGAGATGCTCTCCAAATGGCGCAAATATACCGGTCCCGTACCGGGTAGCCTTGCCATGAAATTCACCGACAAGGAGCGCGGAGTGGCTGGCAACGCCATCGACATCCGTCTGCGCGGCAGCAATCTTGAACAGATCAAGCAAGCTGGCAACGACCTCAAGGCCTTCCTTTATAATTACGAAGGCGTGGTAGATGTGTTGGATGATCTGCGCCCCGGCAAGCCTGAATATATCGTCAAACTGCATGATGACGCCGGAGGCCTAGGCCTAACGGCCAAATCCGTCTCAGAAGAGCTCAGAGCAATCGTGCAGGGCAATACAGGGTTGGAGATCCAGACGGGTCGCTACGGCGTTGATGTGCGCGTCAGGCTGGCGGAAGGCGCCATAGACAGCCGGGGAGGAATCAATTCCATCTATGTCACCGCAGCCGATGGATCAAAAATCCCTCTCTCAACCGTTGCCGATGTTACCGAAAGCCGTGGCTATGCCCGCATCAACCGGGTCGACGGACTACGCACTGTCACAATCCAAGGGTCCATCAAGCCCAAAGTGGTCAATGCGCGCGAATTGATGATGGAAGTGAAAACCAAGTTCGTACCGCAGTTGAAAAAGAAATATCCAGCCGTAAGCGTCGCCTTCAATGGACAGGGTAAGGAAGCAGCTACGACCGGCAGCTCGCTTCTCACCAACTTCTATATCGGACTGGCGTTCGTCTTCATCCTGCTCAGCTTCCAGTTTCGTAGCTATGTCTTGCCCATTGTGGTGCTGGCAGCGATTCCCCTGGGAGCCATCGGCATGGTAATCGGCCATCTTCTCATGGGGCTGGATGTCTCCATACCTAGCCTTGTGGGATTGGCGACACTCTCCGGCGTCGTAGTCAACAATTCTATCCTGCTGGTATCCTTCATCCATGAGGAGATGGCAGCAGGGCACGACCCCTTGCAGGCCACCAAGCAGGCGGCCAAGGCCCGTTTGCGTGCTGTGGTGATGACATCGCTGACCACTATTGCAGGATTGTTGCCACTGCTCTCAGAGACGAGCACACAGGCGCAATTCCTCATCCCTCTGGTCAACAGTCTCGCCTTTGGCTTGCTAACGGCCACCGTGTTGTCGCTTTTCCTTGTGCCGAGCCTCTTCGCCATTCTGACGGACTTCGGATACGGAAAGAAAAAGGCCTGA
- the cobU gene encoding bifunctional adenosylcobinamide kinase/adenosylcobinamide-phosphate guanylyltransferase → MIRCFRLNVGEVVSNGESRTCQAPFFIFLISLVDQWKRQGNCHRKHKLHYSAQQSIKATIPLFCRDELTKRVNYQQHHKDCPPDDQPAKRISHWPQNHKNTPVAICQKALGRAFDSGRYTRILTDPRILDAPAWTTDPFDRFAILAQISQKDRHQDGKAQKKPTASSASENTGARSGMKTHSARTTLVVGGARSGKSAFAQTLCEDSSFNLIYVATSPVFSDDKEMAARIQKHKDDRGPRWQAIEEEIAIDRVVKEHDKADTVLLIDCATLWLNNLIYHNLPLKDHVSGFLDAMAETRAHIVIVSNEVGQGIVPSSPEVRQFRDHQGRLNQQLAAACERVVEVRCGLPLLLKPNEQPKLVL, encoded by the coding sequence TTGATCCGTTGTTTCCGTCTCAACGTTGGTGAGGTGGTTTCTAATGGAGAGAGCCGCACTTGCCAAGCCCCTTTTTTCATCTTTTTAATTTCTCTTGTGGATCAGTGGAAAAGACAGGGCAACTGTCACAGAAAGCATAAACTCCACTACAGTGCACAGCAGAGCATCAAGGCCACAATTCCGCTGTTTTGCCGTGATGAATTGACAAAAAGAGTAAATTATCAACAACATCACAAAGATTGCCCGCCAGATGATCAGCCCGCAAAAAGAATTTCGCATTGGCCCCAAAACCATAAAAATACCCCAGTCGCCATTTGCCAGAAAGCTCTTGGGCGTGCTTTTGATTCTGGGCGGTATACTCGGATTCTTACCGATCCTAGGATTCTGGATGCTCCCGCTTGGACTACTGATCCTTTCGATCGATTTGCCATTCTTGCGCAAATATCGCAGAAAGATCGCCATCAGGATGGAAAAGCGCAAAAGAAGCCAACTGCTTCCAGCGCATCAGAAAACACAGGAGCAAGATCTGGCATGAAGACGCATTCCGCACGAACGACACTCGTTGTGGGCGGAGCAAGATCTGGCAAAAGCGCATTTGCTCAGACGCTCTGTGAAGACAGTTCCTTCAATCTGATCTATGTGGCAACATCACCGGTTTTTTCTGACGACAAGGAGATGGCGGCACGCATCCAGAAACACAAGGACGACAGAGGCCCTCGCTGGCAAGCGATCGAAGAAGAAATCGCCATTGATCGCGTCGTGAAAGAACACGACAAAGCAGATACTGTGCTTCTAATCGATTGCGCCACTCTATGGCTTAACAATCTGATTTATCATAATTTACCGCTGAAAGACCATGTGAGCGGCTTCCTCGATGCCATGGCAGAAACGCGCGCTCATATTGTTATCGTTTCAAATGAAGTGGGTCAGGGAATTGTTCCATCATCCCCGGAGGTGCGGCAATTCCGCGACCATCAGGGACGTCTGAATCAGCAGTTGGCCGCGGCCTGTGAACGAGTCGTTGAAGTGCGATGCGGCTTACCCCTTCTGCTCAAACCAAACGAACAGCCAAAGCTTGTTCTTTAA
- the cbiB gene encoding adenosylcobinamide-phosphate synthase CbiB, which yields MIPFGGLFAGSVLLALLLDAIFGEPDWLWRRMPHPVVFFGRAISFFETRFNRPKDQSALSGRLAGAFCLAILLLLGCALGTGIQLGLMTLGGIGYVLIAVIASTLLAQKSLYEHVERVAVPLSQSDLPGARTAVSMIVGRDTSKLDEAGVTRAAIESLAENYSDGIVAPLFWLVLFGLPGLICYKIVNTADSMIGHRNERYLYFGWAAARLDDVLNFIPARITMILLLFSPVSLHRSRTVAFQPWARFFADARRHRSPNAGWPEGAMARRLDIALSGPRYYEGVLVDEPFVNDSGRRQIGADDITLALKLYFRACQCQFVIVALLGVWAI from the coding sequence GTGATTCCATTTGGTGGACTGTTCGCAGGTTCGGTCCTTCTGGCTTTGCTTCTGGATGCGATCTTTGGTGAGCCTGATTGGCTATGGCGCCGGATGCCGCATCCGGTTGTTTTCTTCGGTAGAGCTATTTCCTTTTTCGAGACGCGTTTCAATCGCCCCAAGGACCAAAGTGCCTTGTCGGGGCGGTTGGCGGGGGCTTTTTGCCTAGCCATCCTTCTTTTGCTGGGCTGCGCTCTGGGAACTGGGATACAGCTCGGGTTGATGACGCTTGGCGGTATTGGGTATGTTCTGATTGCTGTGATTGCATCGACCCTGCTGGCTCAGAAAAGTCTTTATGAGCATGTGGAGCGGGTCGCCGTGCCGCTTTCACAATCTGACTTGCCAGGTGCACGCACTGCTGTTTCCATGATTGTCGGGCGCGACACCAGCAAGCTTGATGAGGCGGGTGTTACGCGTGCGGCCATAGAAAGCCTTGCGGAGAACTATTCCGATGGCATCGTTGCACCTCTTTTCTGGTTGGTGCTGTTCGGGCTGCCGGGGCTGATCTGCTATAAAATCGTCAACACGGCCGACAGCATGATTGGTCACCGGAATGAACGCTATCTCTATTTCGGTTGGGCGGCAGCAAGGCTTGACGATGTGCTCAATTTCATTCCTGCACGCATCACCATGATCCTGTTGCTGTTCTCGCCTGTTTCCCTGCATCGCTCACGCACTGTTGCGTTTCAGCCATGGGCACGCTTTTTTGCCGATGCACGGCGCCATCGCTCTCCCAATGCGGGATGGCCAGAAGGCGCCATGGCGCGCAGACTGGATATTGCCCTCTCCGGCCCTCGCTATTATGAAGGCGTGTTGGTAGATGAGCCATTCGTCAATGATTCTGGAAGGCGGCAGATCGGAGCCGATGATATTACTCTGGCGCTGAAGCTGTATTTCCGCGCCTGTCAGTGCCAGTTTGTAATCGTCGCATTGCTTGGCGTCTGGGCGATCTAG